From one Paenibacillus sp. FSL K6-1330 genomic stretch:
- a CDS encoding sigma-70 family RNA polymerase sigma factor translates to MVNDLIQRLKMEYSDELFEQLYRLYADRAIRTATAITGSPASAADVVQETFIRVYRNLESYDLSRPFDPWFNRILYNECNRYLKKHARVVPSEISEERDIPSENDTYDFDRHGEVYELVQRLDDQHRIPVILKYLNDVTEKDIANMMELNVNTVKSRLFKARKKLKEWMLQNRGGNQHGT, encoded by the coding sequence TTGGTAAACGACCTTATACAACGATTAAAGATGGAATACAGCGACGAACTGTTTGAACAACTGTATCGGTTATATGCGGATCGGGCGATTCGAACGGCAACCGCAATCACCGGGAGTCCGGCAAGCGCCGCCGATGTGGTCCAGGAAACGTTTATCCGGGTTTACCGCAATCTGGAGTCCTATGATTTGAGCAGGCCCTTTGATCCGTGGTTCAACCGGATTCTCTATAACGAGTGCAACCGGTATTTGAAGAAACATGCGAGGGTGGTGCCTTCCGAGATTTCGGAGGAGAGGGATATTCCCTCGGAGAACGACACCTACGATTTTGACCGGCACGGCGAGGTATATGAGCTGGTGCAGCGGCTGGATGATCAGCACCGGATTCCCGTCATTTTGAAATATTTAAATGATGTTACCGAGAAGGATATCGCGAACATGATGGAGCTGAACGTCAACACGGTGAAGTCCAGGCTGTTCAAAGCGAGAAAGAAATTAAAGGAATGGATGCTGCAGAATAGGGGAGGGAATCAGCATGGGACATGA
- a CDS encoding asparaginase has protein sequence MMKPKSKRPLAVWSTAAFTAFVVSLSPLGTYAAHAATVTEVKGTVSTAAPVQTPATPGRNTTVPPLSEASKQSTKPNVLVIATGGTLAGQSTDATSFQSYRAGTLKIEDMVGELPNTDKIADISTLQFGNSGSSAYTMADLYDLSRTVDKALEVYDGVVVTTGTDTMEEIAYFLDLTVQSDKPVVITGSMRPWTVIGSDAQANLYNAIKLAGSGRTESFGTVLMLNDTIHLARGVTKTNDYRTDTFETPMLGAVGYIDDENIRIYRAPLRAMKGEGQGKPVFDLSKISKGDLAKVEIAISYQEAGGGAIKGFVADGAKGIVTSGTGAGGISKEMSAARKDAIEKGVVFVTTTRTGSGSVYGGGEGIISGDNLSPQQARVLLLLSLSFTDDFNTIKGWFATYGTPEV, from the coding sequence ATAATGAAACCAAAGTCAAAACGTCCTTTAGCGGTCTGGAGTACCGCTGCATTCACCGCTTTTGTTGTTTCTTTATCTCCTCTTGGAACCTATGCGGCACATGCTGCCACAGTGACGGAAGTGAAAGGAACGGTTAGTACGGCTGCACCCGTACAGACTCCTGCAACGCCGGGAAGGAATACGACGGTACCTCCTCTATCGGAAGCTTCTAAGCAATCGACCAAGCCGAATGTGCTGGTCATTGCGACAGGCGGGACTTTGGCAGGCCAATCGACGGATGCCACCAGTTTTCAATCTTATCGGGCGGGTACGCTGAAGATTGAAGATATGGTGGGCGAACTTCCGAATACGGACAAGATTGCGGATATCAGCACGCTCCAGTTCGGCAACTCCGGGTCAAGCGCTTATACCATGGCGGATTTATACGATCTTTCCCGGACCGTCGACAAAGCGTTGGAGGTATACGATGGCGTCGTTGTGACGACGGGGACGGATACGATGGAAGAGATCGCGTACTTCCTCGATCTGACGGTGCAAAGCGACAAACCCGTCGTTATCACGGGTTCCATGAGACCTTGGACGGTGATTGGTTCCGATGCCCAAGCGAACCTGTACAATGCGATCAAGCTGGCTGGAAGCGGCCGTACGGAGTCCTTCGGCACGGTGCTGATGCTGAATGATACGATTCATCTGGCACGCGGCGTAACCAAGACCAATGACTACCGTACCGACACGTTCGAAACGCCTATGCTGGGCGCGGTCGGGTATATCGATGACGAGAATATCCGTATCTACCGGGCTCCCCTCCGTGCAATGAAGGGGGAAGGTCAAGGCAAACCGGTGTTTGACCTGAGCAAAATCTCTAAAGGGGATCTGGCGAAGGTCGAAATTGCGATCTCCTATCAGGAAGCCGGCGGCGGTGCGATTAAAGGCTTTGTGGCAGACGGAGCCAAAGGCATCGTCACTTCCGGCACTGGTGCAGGCGGCATCTCGAAAGAGATGAGCGCGGCCCGCAAGGATGCTATCGAGAAGGGGGTGGTTTTCGTAACAACAACCCGTACAGGCTCCGGCAGCGTATACGGCGGCGGAGAGGGTATCATTTCAGGTGACAATCTTAGCCCTCAACAAGCCCGCGTTCTGCTGCTGCTCTCCTTGTCCTTTACGGATGATTTCAATACCATTAAGGGTTGGTTCGCAACCTACGGAACACCTGAAGTGTAA
- a CDS encoding LacI family DNA-binding transcriptional regulator has product MKKPTTIHDIAKMANVSSATVSRVLSNSSYPVSKELKERIQQIAKESNYIPNMLGKQLKKNSSNTIGVIIPSIVNPFYSSVIFGIEEVARQNSFTVIVCNSLQDPALEDEYLRTIMEKQVKGLIISSISKDKSQLTQLMKLGLNVIAIDQKIDEDNINQIEFDYHKAGYIATKHLQEKGHERIGYVTSKLDRPSRRSIHQGYMSAMKDAGLKPLVVESPTEEVYNAITEFDTGKQLTQKLLEHSSPQPTAIFACNDMMAFGVINELSQRNIQVPEQISVMGFDGIDVGQMIHPPLTTIKQPDYEMGKMACKMLLDMMQGDDSPMFDVMLQPKLLERKSVRDIRENK; this is encoded by the coding sequence ATGAAGAAGCCGACCACGATACATGATATAGCGAAGATGGCAAATGTTTCTTCGGCGACGGTTTCGCGCGTGTTAAGCAACAGCAGTTATCCTGTCAGCAAGGAGCTTAAAGAGCGCATCCAGCAAATCGCGAAGGAGTCCAATTATATTCCGAATATGCTCGGCAAACAGCTGAAGAAGAATAGCAGCAATACAATCGGAGTCATCATACCTTCTATTGTGAATCCATTCTATTCCTCCGTCATATTCGGGATCGAAGAGGTGGCTCGGCAGAATAGTTTTACGGTTATCGTATGCAATTCCCTGCAAGACCCGGCGCTGGAAGATGAATATTTAAGGACGATCATGGAGAAACAGGTCAAAGGCCTGATCATCTCCTCGATCTCCAAGGATAAGAGCCAGTTGACTCAGTTGATGAAGCTTGGACTGAACGTCATCGCCATCGATCAGAAGATCGACGAGGATAACATTAACCAGATTGAGTTCGACTATCACAAAGCCGGTTACATCGCAACCAAGCATCTGCAGGAGAAGGGGCATGAACGCATCGGTTACGTTACTTCCAAGCTGGATCGCCCAAGTCGCCGAAGCATCCATCAGGGTTATATGTCGGCGATGAAGGACGCGGGTCTCAAGCCGCTGGTGGTCGAGTCACCGACCGAAGAAGTGTATAATGCGATTACCGAATTCGATACGGGCAAGCAGCTCACGCAGAAATTGCTGGAGCATTCTTCGCCGCAGCCGACGGCGATTTTTGCATGCAACGACATGATGGCCTTCGGGGTGATCAACGAATTGTCACAGCGTAATATCCAAGTGCCGGAGCAGATTTCAGTTATGGGCTTTGACGGCATTGATGTTGGGCAGATGATTCATCCGCCGCTTACAACGATTAAGCAGCCCGATTACGAGATGGGGAAGATGGCCTGCAAAATGCTGCTGGATATGATGCAGGGCGACGATAGTCCGATGTTTGATGTTATGCTGCAGCCTAAATTGCTGGAAAGAAAATCGGTCCGGGATATCCGGGAAAACAAGTGA
- a CDS encoding sugar ABC transporter substrate-binding protein — protein sequence MSKKVKVFTLILAFMMIFTACSSSGGSTDGETPPGEPGGSKDKVTLKIGLPGSYEVTSKEIIDGFIASHPHINVEIQEAPWGDFTSKIATQIAGNTMPDVWFQENATILSYGQRGVAEDLSSYIEADLKADEYIDGLFSAKTPEGKIWGVPHGINPIALAYNQDVFEKAGVPVPTDDWTYDDLIEASKKLTIKEGDKTSQFGFIGSFSITNGWFPWIKQAGGSALDDTLTKSRFDDPKTAVGLQQLYDGLDQGYFADIDFLKANGGELEVFASGKAAMYFLQYSLQVNMNESFADTNWDVVKIPKGVDGKRYVPMVANTWLVSSRAKQESKDAAWEFLKYYLGDEVQDMIVKTGSTLPVKKSALDQLKDSTTKPLNKEAFTDGINEGGVTLDENATWSEWRILVQQVVNEIMVGNVSVEDGVKDIHTKVQDVLDSSK from the coding sequence ATGTCAAAAAAGGTAAAGGTATTCACCCTGATACTGGCGTTTATGATGATTTTCACGGCATGCTCCTCATCCGGAGGATCAACCGACGGGGAAACTCCGCCGGGCGAACCGGGAGGCAGCAAAGACAAAGTGACGCTCAAGATTGGGCTTCCCGGCAGTTATGAGGTGACGAGTAAGGAAATTATCGATGGCTTTATTGCTTCCCATCCCCACATCAACGTTGAAATTCAAGAAGCGCCATGGGGGGACTTTACGTCCAAGATCGCCACGCAGATTGCAGGCAACACCATGCCGGACGTCTGGTTCCAAGAGAACGCCACCATACTTAGCTACGGACAGCGCGGTGTAGCAGAGGATTTATCCTCTTACATTGAAGCTGATTTGAAGGCAGACGAATACATCGATGGCTTGTTCTCGGCCAAAACGCCTGAAGGCAAGATCTGGGGTGTACCTCACGGTATTAACCCGATTGCACTCGCGTATAACCAGGATGTTTTTGAGAAAGCCGGCGTGCCAGTGCCCACCGACGACTGGACCTATGACGACCTGATTGAGGCCTCCAAGAAGCTGACGATCAAAGAAGGAGACAAAACGAGCCAATTCGGATTTATTGGATCCTTTTCCATAACCAATGGCTGGTTCCCTTGGATCAAGCAGGCAGGCGGCTCTGCCCTGGACGATACCCTGACGAAATCGCGGTTTGACGATCCCAAGACTGCGGTCGGTTTACAGCAGCTGTATGATGGGCTGGACCAGGGATATTTTGCGGATATCGACTTTCTAAAAGCGAACGGCGGCGAGCTCGAAGTATTCGCAAGCGGCAAGGCTGCGATGTACTTCCTCCAATACAGCTTGCAGGTGAATATGAACGAGAGTTTTGCCGATACGAACTGGGATGTTGTCAAAATTCCGAAAGGCGTTGACGGCAAACGTTATGTTCCGATGGTAGCCAACACGTGGCTGGTCTCCTCCAGAGCGAAGCAGGAATCGAAGGATGCCGCCTGGGAGTTCCTGAAATATTACCTCGGCGATGAAGTGCAGGACATGATCGTCAAGACGGGGTCCACGCTTCCCGTGAAGAAGTCGGCACTGGATCAATTGAAGGACAGCACAACCAAACCGCTGAACAAAGAGGCTTTCACGGACGGCATTAACGAAGGCGGCGTTACCCTGGATGAAAATGCTACTTGGAGCGAATGGCGCATTCTGGTGCAGCAGGTGGTCAATGAAATCATGGTAGGCAATGTCTCGGTTGAAGACGGCGTGAAAGATATTCATACCAAAGTTCAGGACGTACTGGACTCCAGTAAATAG
- a CDS encoding sugar ABC transporter permease → MQKQGYWGYIFTLPFVINVVVFLLFPIVFSTYISFTEWDLFNAPRWIGLDNWVRVLNKHEFWVSIRNVFMFALIFVPIQTIMAFVIAFMLNQAIRAKGLFRLFYFLPVVTPWIAGGVVWVWMFNYQYGVINWVLESIGLDPVKWIDSSNWLMVVSSIAIVQVWKGVGQSMIMILAGMQNVPKEVLEASQIDGANGWKQLTKVVFPMVTPMVYLVMILSTISAFQAFDVFLGLFGSITTGIPERNMVPNLLVYRDAFLLFKMGPASATAWLLFVIILGFTLFQKYFEKKWVHYD, encoded by the coding sequence ATGCAGAAACAAGGGTACTGGGGCTATATATTCACATTGCCGTTTGTCATTAATGTCGTGGTATTCCTCTTATTTCCGATTGTATTCTCAACATATATTTCCTTCACGGAGTGGGACTTGTTTAACGCACCGCGCTGGATCGGGCTGGATAACTGGGTGCGCGTATTGAACAAACATGAATTCTGGGTATCCATCCGAAATGTCTTTATGTTTGCACTCATCTTCGTGCCGATTCAGACGATCATGGCGTTTGTGATCGCCTTTATGCTGAATCAGGCCATTCGGGCCAAGGGGTTGTTCCGCTTGTTCTATTTCCTGCCTGTCGTTACTCCGTGGATCGCCGGCGGCGTGGTCTGGGTGTGGATGTTCAACTACCAATACGGCGTCATCAACTGGGTGTTGGAATCCATCGGCCTCGATCCTGTGAAATGGATAGATAGCAGCAATTGGTTGATGGTCGTCTCCAGCATCGCGATTGTTCAGGTATGGAAGGGCGTTGGTCAATCCATGATCATGATCCTGGCCGGGATGCAAAATGTTCCGAAAGAGGTGCTGGAAGCCTCGCAAATCGACGGAGCCAACGGCTGGAAGCAGTTGACGAAGGTGGTGTTCCCGATGGTAACGCCGATGGTATATCTCGTTATGATTCTGTCCACCATCTCGGCGTTTCAGGCATTTGATGTGTTCCTCGGCCTGTTCGGTTCCATCACCACGGGAATTCCGGAACGGAACATGGTTCCGAACCTGCTAGTGTACCGGGATGCGTTCCTGCTCTTCAAAATGGGACCGGCATCCGCAACGGCCTGGCTGCTGTTTGTCATTATTCTAGGCTTCACCTTGTTCCAGAAGTATTTTGAGAAGAAGTGGGTGCATTATGACTAA
- a CDS encoding carbohydrate ABC transporter permease translates to MTKTTHPLLKVLMYLLLIVGAVFMVFPFIWMLSTSLKTVGAISQMPPQLIPNPVNWDNYVTIWNKVDFGRYTLNSFFIVSIEMVGSLISCAFVAFGLAMFTFRLRGLIYMIMLATLMIPSQVTMIPTYFIWKEFGALNSYYPLIVPSFLGGAFGIFLMHQFIKSLPKELYESATIDGCSPPGIFFRIYLPLCKPALAALGVFTFMGAWNNTLGPLIYLQDKELYTLPLGLLYLKSENVNQAMLMAGAVITTLPVVIVYLFAQKQFVQGIASTGMKG, encoded by the coding sequence ATGACTAAGACTACTCACCCCTTACTTAAGGTGCTCATGTACCTGCTACTGATTGTCGGTGCGGTATTCATGGTGTTCCCATTCATATGGATGCTGTCCACATCGCTGAAAACGGTAGGCGCCATCTCGCAGATGCCGCCGCAGCTCATCCCGAATCCGGTGAATTGGGATAACTATGTGACGATATGGAATAAAGTCGACTTCGGTCGATACACCCTGAACAGTTTTTTCATCGTCTCGATCGAGATGGTTGGATCCTTGATCTCCTGCGCGTTTGTGGCCTTTGGACTTGCGATGTTCACCTTCCGGCTGCGGGGGCTCATCTATATGATCATGCTGGCAACCTTAATGATTCCGTCTCAAGTGACCATGATCCCGACCTATTTCATCTGGAAGGAATTTGGCGCATTGAATTCGTATTACCCTTTGATCGTGCCCAGCTTTCTGGGCGGGGCGTTCGGTATTTTCCTGATGCATCAGTTTATCAAATCTTTGCCTAAAGAGCTGTATGAATCGGCTACGATTGATGGCTGCAGCCCGCCGGGCATATTCTTCAGAATTTATTTGCCGCTGTGCAAGCCGGCGCTGGCGGCGCTAGGAGTATTCACTTTCATGGGGGCGTGGAACAACACGCTGGGACCGCTGATTTACCTGCAAGACAAGGAATTATATACATTGCCGCTCGGCTTGCTCTACCTGAAATCGGAGAACGTCAACCAAGCAATGCTGATGGCAGGGGCCGTCATTACGACGCTTCCAGTCGTCATCGTCTATCTGTTCGCGCAGAAGCAATTTGTTCAGGGTATCGCTTCGACAGGGATGAAGGGCTGA
- a CDS encoding Gfo/Idh/MocA family oxidoreductase: MKKYVLVGAGSRALYMFAKPMVTDWKGNVAFEGVYDANPVRARFLSEECGGVPVYDDFHGMLAAVKPDVVIVASTDYTHHTYIVQALRAGCDVISEKPMTIDEDKCREILQAEQDSGKRVTVTFNLRFAPYFATVKELLLQEVIGDVYHIDLEWFLDRRHGADYFRRWHAEMKNSGGLLVHKSTHHFDIMNWWMNSRPVEVHAFGTRRVYGDDRQDHGERCLTCHRKDECEFYMDIEKDPFLEKYYRQAEEADGYFRDRCLFDSRIDIYDTMSVNVRYDNNAMLTYSLVAYSPYEGWRAAINGSKGRIEVSNIYSNADMKQGEASRIHIFRTDGTEEVVEVNTSAAGHGGGDAKLRKALFEGGIEDPLGQQADSWVGAESLLIGATANRSIAEGRAMKLPDVSPKFVNGSSPR, encoded by the coding sequence ATGAAGAAGTACGTACTGGTCGGCGCTGGGTCAAGAGCGCTGTATATGTTTGCTAAACCGATGGTAACCGATTGGAAGGGGAACGTTGCCTTTGAAGGCGTGTATGATGCCAATCCGGTGCGGGCGCGCTTTCTTAGCGAGGAATGCGGGGGAGTTCCCGTATATGATGATTTCCACGGCATGCTTGCGGCTGTGAAGCCGGATGTTGTCATTGTGGCGAGCACGGATTACACGCACCATACCTATATCGTGCAAGCCTTGAGAGCCGGCTGTGATGTCATTAGCGAGAAGCCGATGACGATTGATGAAGATAAATGCCGTGAAATTTTGCAAGCGGAGCAGGATAGCGGTAAGAGGGTGACGGTTACGTTCAACCTCCGGTTTGCGCCTTATTTTGCGACCGTGAAGGAATTGCTGCTGCAAGAGGTCATCGGGGATGTCTACCATATTGATCTGGAGTGGTTTCTGGACCGCCGGCATGGCGCGGATTATTTCCGTAGATGGCATGCCGAGATGAAGAACAGCGGCGGACTGCTGGTTCACAAGTCCACGCATCACTTCGACATCATGAACTGGTGGATGAACAGCCGTCCTGTGGAGGTCCATGCCTTTGGAACGAGACGGGTGTATGGGGACGATCGGCAGGATCATGGAGAACGATGCCTTACTTGCCATCGGAAAGACGAGTGCGAGTTCTATATGGATATCGAAAAGGATCCGTTTCTTGAAAAATACTATCGCCAGGCTGAAGAAGCGGACGGATATTTCCGGGACCGGTGCCTGTTTGACAGCCGGATCGACATTTATGACACGATGTCGGTCAATGTCCGGTATGACAATAATGCAATGCTGACCTATTCCCTCGTCGCCTATAGCCCTTATGAGGGCTGGCGCGCTGCGATCAACGGCAGCAAAGGCCGGATCGAGGTCTCGAATATATACAGCAACGCGGATATGAAGCAAGGGGAAGCGAGCAGGATTCATATCTTCAGAACCGATGGCACGGAAGAGGTGGTCGAGGTCAATACATCGGCCGCCGGTCATGGCGGCGGGGATGCGAAGCTGCGCAAGGCGCTGTTCGAAGGCGGAATCGAAGATCCTCTAGGTCAACAAGCCGATAGCTGGGTAGGCGCCGAATCCCTTCTGATTGGTGCTACAGCCAATCGTTCCATTGCCGAAGGCCGGGCGATGAAACTTCCGGACGTTTCGCCGAAGTTTGTCAACGGGAGTTCACCGAGATGA
- a CDS encoding acetylxylan esterase, whose translation MNSVQELEQYICTLYDTRDQLKVHVFERSDAAFAAGDVIRDAIVTPEAARKRQEEIRGAFLRSIGGLPDTFTFANLEREEGTSFVERIQPGVSLPNVYSNKAAGRISKKAEGTSEGASLVRLRSGRAAGETGDDGAQAKHQPPLNAHTAGVVSGAGFQVEKVIFESSPGYYVTSNLYLPDHREERSAAVLFLSGHELGAKHDAYYQRVIQHFVRAGLIVLAIDPIGQGERLSLHDFEDREGSVIWGTKEHQQYGVQCHMLGDSVARYFVHDAMRAVDYLCERPDVDPARIGVTGNSGGGTQTAMMMVCDERIAAAAPATFIMNRQLYMHAGGVQDAEQVWPGLSGLGYDHEDLLIAFAPKPLIVLAAEYDFFPIEGTRRTVERGRRFWELLGQRDDLQLVTDASTHRYTDRLAAAAAAFFVRHLEVKVTANDAMKREALPPEQLWCSPSGQVYRDKADARSIRDFNADRCDQLAAARSLLPTQQRQDQARQWLLERIYASRKPCELNPRIIRLGAVEGLEADYRLWWSQEGIMNSGYVFRLAGDITERKQPLTIAVWRGGTRRLKDHWAWIQEACQSGRAVLVLNTSGVGPHEPYPIYEKPAHSYFGVLHKLADDLIWLGDSLAALRTYDVLRCMEVISHFDEWQGGAIPFYTVDREGLYVQLAAEVDRRIGAITAIHPLSSAADLVRARLLEEEEAMSVVFPGILKVLDPSELNESWGVVYCGQLEGKEVEGHE comes from the coding sequence ATGAACAGCGTTCAGGAACTGGAGCAGTATATCTGCACATTATACGACACGAGGGATCAGTTGAAGGTGCATGTGTTTGAACGTTCCGATGCCGCATTTGCAGCCGGGGATGTCATTCGGGATGCCATCGTCACACCCGAAGCGGCGAGAAAGCGGCAGGAGGAGATCAGGGGGGCTTTCCTGAGGTCCATCGGCGGGCTTCCTGATACGTTTACGTTTGCCAACCTGGAAAGGGAAGAAGGGACGTCATTCGTGGAGAGGATACAGCCTGGCGTTTCTTTGCCGAATGTATACTCGAACAAGGCGGCAGGGCGAATCAGTAAAAAGGCAGAAGGGACTTCAGAGGGCGCGTCGCTCGTCAGGCTCCGTTCCGGGCGCGCAGCGGGAGAAACAGGTGATGATGGAGCGCAAGCCAAACATCAGCCTCCGCTTAATGCACATACGGCGGGTGTCGTTAGCGGAGCTGGCTTTCAGGTAGAGAAGGTCATATTCGAGTCCAGTCCGGGGTATTATGTCACTTCGAATCTGTACCTGCCCGATCACCGGGAAGAACGTTCCGCGGCCGTCCTGTTTCTGAGCGGACACGAGCTGGGGGCGAAGCATGATGCCTATTATCAGCGCGTGATTCAGCACTTCGTTCGGGCCGGCTTGATTGTGTTGGCAATCGATCCGATCGGGCAGGGCGAGCGCCTTAGCCTTCATGATTTCGAAGATCGGGAAGGAAGCGTCATATGGGGAACGAAGGAGCATCAGCAATACGGCGTTCAGTGTCATATGCTCGGCGACAGCGTAGCCCGCTATTTCGTTCACGATGCCATGCGTGCCGTCGATTACTTATGCGAACGGCCCGATGTTGATCCGGCCCGGATCGGCGTAACGGGGAACTCCGGCGGCGGAACGCAGACGGCCATGATGATGGTTTGCGATGAACGCATTGCGGCAGCGGCTCCCGCCACATTCATCATGAACCGGCAGCTGTACATGCATGCCGGCGGCGTGCAGGATGCCGAGCAGGTATGGCCGGGTCTGTCCGGGCTGGGTTACGACCATGAGGATCTGCTTATCGCTTTTGCGCCGAAGCCGCTGATCGTGCTGGCGGCGGAGTACGATTTCTTCCCGATTGAAGGCACGCGGCGTACCGTGGAGCGAGGAAGACGCTTCTGGGAGCTGCTGGGTCAACGCGATGACCTGCAGCTTGTGACCGACGCCTCGACGCACCGCTATACGGACCGGCTGGCTGCGGCTGCGGCGGCATTTTTCGTCCGGCATCTCGAGGTGAAGGTTACTGCCAATGATGCAATGAAGAGAGAGGCACTGCCCCCGGAACAACTATGGTGCAGCCCCAGCGGTCAGGTGTACCGGGATAAGGCTGATGCAAGGTCGATCCGGGACTTCAATGCCGATCGCTGCGACCAACTGGCAGCAGCCCGGTCGCTGCTGCCGACGCAGCAAAGACAGGATCAAGCAAGGCAGTGGCTACTGGAGAGAATCTACGCCTCCCGCAAGCCTTGCGAATTGAACCCGCGCATTATTCGGCTGGGCGCAGTGGAGGGCCTTGAGGCCGATTATCGCCTGTGGTGGTCACAGGAAGGCATCATGAACAGCGGTTATGTATTCCGACTGGCCGGGGATATAACCGAACGAAAGCAGCCGCTGACCATTGCGGTTTGGCGGGGAGGGACTCGCCGATTGAAGGATCACTGGGCCTGGATTCAGGAGGCCTGTCAATCCGGCCGCGCCGTACTGGTGCTGAATACGTCCGGGGTCGGTCCTCATGAGCCTTATCCGATATACGAAAAACCTGCGCATTCCTATTTTGGCGTGCTGCATAAGCTTGCCGATGATTTGATCTGGCTCGGGGACAGTCTGGCTGCGCTGCGCACGTACGATGTCCTCCGGTGCATGGAGGTCATCTCCCACTTTGATGAGTGGCAGGGGGGAGCGATCCCGTTCTATACCGTGGATCGAGAAGGGCTTTACGTGCAGCTTGCCGCGGAGGTTGATCGAAGAATCGGTGCGATCACGGCCATTCATCCTTTGAGCAGCGCAGCCGATCTGGTCAGGGCACGGCTGCTTGAGGAGGAAGAAGCGATGAGCGTTGTGTTTCCCGGCATTTTGAAGGTGCTTGATCCCTCCGAGCTGAACGAATCGTGGGGAGTAGTATATTGCGGGCAACTAGAGGGAAAGGAAGTGGAAGGACATGAGTAA
- a CDS encoding Gfo/Idh/MocA family oxidoreductase yields MSKPKPLTVTLVGAGLRGMIYSDYALQRPEEMQIVAVADPDEVRRSRCQAKYGIADERCFTSWDELFAGPRQSDAVFICTRDRDHYEPTMKALAAGYHVLLEKPMSPEWQECIDMGRQAEAFDRTLTICHVLRYAPFFQELKRLIDEGRIGRLMSIQHNENVGYWHQAHSYVRGYFNNSESSSPMILAKSCHDLDIMQWLAGGQCLSVASYGHLSHFRPESAPPGAPKRCLDGCPVSHECQYYAPNTYLIENAGWKGEAASNDPSYEARYQAMLEGPFGRCVYHCDNDVVDHQVVSMEFEHDITAVFTMSAFTEKCNRTIKLMGTEGEIRATMETNEIEIRRFGSGKQEMIQLVDPEGHVGHGGGDMRLIEDFVKSVRSQGQHNSSTSAQASIQSHLMAFAAERSRVEKRMVRLEEFMNSDILA; encoded by the coding sequence ATGAGTAAACCAAAACCATTAACGGTCACGCTGGTCGGAGCCGGTCTTCGCGGCATGATATACAGCGATTATGCGCTCCAGCGACCTGAGGAGATGCAGATTGTTGCCGTTGCCGATCCGGATGAGGTGCGGCGAAGCCGCTGCCAAGCGAAGTACGGGATAGCGGATGAGCGATGCTTTACGAGCTGGGATGAGCTTTTTGCTGGGCCCCGTCAATCGGATGCGGTCTTCATCTGTACGAGGGATCGGGACCATTATGAGCCGACGATGAAGGCGCTGGCAGCTGGGTACCATGTGCTGCTGGAAAAGCCGATGTCGCCGGAGTGGCAGGAATGCATCGATATGGGCCGGCAGGCGGAAGCCTTCGACCGTACGTTAACGATTTGCCATGTTCTCCGTTATGCGCCTTTTTTCCAAGAACTTAAACGTTTGATTGATGAAGGACGGATCGGTCGTCTGATGTCGATCCAGCACAATGAGAACGTCGGCTATTGGCACCAGGCGCACTCGTACGTGCGGGGATATTTTAATAACAGCGAGTCATCCAGCCCGATGATTTTGGCCAAATCCTGTCACGACCTCGACATTATGCAATGGCTGGCGGGAGGACAATGCCTGAGCGTTGCCTCCTATGGCCACCTGTCGCATTTTCGTCCGGAATCAGCTCCGCCTGGCGCGCCGAAGCGCTGCCTGGATGGATGCCCGGTATCCCATGAATGCCAGTATTATGCGCCGAATACGTATCTGATCGAGAATGCGGGTTGGAAGGGCGAGGCCGCGAGCAACGATCCGAGTTACGAAGCGCGTTACCAAGCGATGTTGGAGGGTCCTTTTGGCCGGTGCGTGTACCATTGCGATAACGATGTCGTGGATCACCAGGTCGTCAGCATGGAATTCGAGCATGACATTACGGCGGTGTTCACGATGAGCGCGTTCACGGAGAAATGCAACCGTACCATCAAGCTTATGGGGACTGAGGGCGAGATTAGGGCCACGATGGAAACCAACGAGATCGAGATCCGCCGCTTTGGCAGCGGCAAGCAGGAAATGATCCAACTCGTCGATCCGGAAGGACATGTAGGACATGGAGGCGGGGATATGCGCTTAATTGAGGATTTTGTGAAGTCGGTCAGATCCCAGGGGCAGCATAACAGCTCAACTTCTGCCCAAGCGTCGATACAGAGTCATCTGATGGCCTTTGCCGCCGAGCGTTCCCGCGTAGAGAAGCGCATGGTGAGGCTGGAGGAATTTATGAATAGCGACATTCTGGCTTAA